A single Defluviitalea saccharophila DNA region contains:
- a CDS encoding substrate-binding domain-containing protein, translated as MKNKYFATFVLLLVILILTVTGLIFYRIRSTLSNVQQNTGIIVPNQIPVYHFAMIYKDDDAPAWLSIKKGVERASKEFNVAVEFNGVGTSDEDDLYKYLDIAIASKVDGIVTYVWDDVQTGLLIDNAMEEGIPVVTIGTDAKESKRIAFVGENKYASGIQLGRMMIAATGEQGEAVILDRNKQGNELMAQNLMIMGIRDSLKQYSDIHITKVEYDDSNFLGIEDAVSSLIKNNSKLSTIVCTSEEDTLAVADILVDLNKVGYNIIGYGDSPELLRYIERGVVFGTVDVDHEQMGYDTIRALVDIKQQGRTSAYFKVNSFPITRKNVSEYLKSGEE; from the coding sequence ATGAAGAATAAATACTTTGCAACTTTTGTTTTGCTTTTAGTCATTTTAATTTTAACCGTGACGGGACTCATTTTTTACCGAATTAGAAGCACCCTTAGCAATGTGCAGCAAAATACGGGAATCATCGTTCCCAATCAAATTCCGGTATATCATTTTGCGATGATCTATAAAGATGACGATGCACCGGCCTGGCTTTCCATCAAAAAAGGTGTAGAGAGAGCATCTAAGGAATTTAATGTAGCTGTAGAATTTAATGGTGTTGGTACATCTGATGAAGATGATTTATATAAATACTTAGATATTGCCATAGCTTCCAAAGTAGACGGAATAGTGACTTATGTCTGGGATGATGTTCAAACCGGTCTTCTAATTGACAATGCTATGGAAGAGGGAATACCGGTTGTCACCATAGGGACGGATGCGAAAGAAAGTAAGCGTATTGCCTTTGTGGGAGAAAATAAGTATGCTTCCGGCATTCAGTTGGGCAGAATGATGATTGCAGCCACAGGGGAGCAAGGAGAAGCAGTTATTTTAGACCGCAATAAACAAGGCAACGAATTAATGGCACAAAACCTGATGATCATGGGTATCCGAGACAGCCTAAAACAGTACTCCGATATTCATATCACAAAGGTTGAATACGATGATTCCAACTTTCTTGGCATTGAAGATGCAGTCAGCTCTTTGATTAAAAACAATTCAAAGCTAAGTACCATAGTATGTACCTCTGAAGAAGACACCCTGGCAGTGGCAGATATATTAGTGGATTTAAACAAGGTAGGCTATAATATTATTGGATATGGAGATTCTCCTGAGCTATTACGGTATATAGAACGAGGCGTTGTCTTTGGTACAGTGGATGTGGACCATGAACAGATGGGCTATGACACGATTCGCGCCTTGGTGGATATTAAACAACAGGGCAGAACATCTGCTTATTTTAAAGTGAATTCATTTCCAATCACAAGAAAAAATGTTTCTGAATATTTAAAGTCTGGAGAAGAGTAA
- a CDS encoding ACT domain-containing protein, producing MIIKQLSVFLENKSGRLTEVTKTLGDLDINISALSIADTAEYGILRMIVTDPDKAFAALKERDFSVSLTEVLCLATPHTPGALARALEILSKDGISVEYMYAFEVGQKALVIIKADDIHKAIDTITAHKMELIEASDIYQI from the coding sequence ATGATTATTAAGCAGTTATCGGTTTTCTTAGAAAACAAATCCGGCAGACTCACAGAAGTTACCAAAACCTTAGGAGATTTAGATATCAATATTTCTGCCCTAAGCATTGCAGATACCGCAGAATACGGTATTCTTAGAATGATCGTAACAGACCCTGATAAAGCTTTCGCGGCATTAAAGGAAAGAGATTTTTCTGTAAGTTTAACTGAAGTACTTTGTCTTGCAACCCCTCATACCCCCGGTGCTCTGGCAAGGGCTTTGGAGATTCTTTCCAAGGACGGAATCAGTGTTGAATATATGTATGCCTTTGAAGTAGGACAAAAGGCATTGGTAATCATTAAAGCTGATGATATTCATAAGGCAATTGATACCATTACGGCGCATAAAATGGAGCTTATTGAAGCCAGCGATATTTATCAAATTTAA
- a CDS encoding sensor histidine kinase, whose product MKLLRELRTFWGKHTFKKRLIIYFTAMILLMSVTSIFPFYTISVLMEEMSNTFEMNVKLNDLHKTLGDLNNVYEEYLNLKYSRSLDDYYKYCNKLKKDADSIKIDYSNIENALMIKDIKNMITTYLEETDAAVMARRGRAVDEYYLYYTKSNKIFGYINEYIQKLNNSLFLQNTDRYLSVNKRVYLVETLNIGVIISVVLLNIILMIWFTYNITQPISELSKAADEITHGNYDVPHIKVDYEDEIGVMARAFNRMTQSIREYVSEIKEKAELESRLKEQEMENLRIKSDLKEAELHALQAQINPHFLFNTLNTGAQLAMLEGADRACTFIERTADLLRYNLRNLDKPVTIGDEIKNIDNYMHLLKERFADRIEFILEIDESILDVKIPSMILQPIVENALMHGLGDMENTGTIWVKTYRTDSFAEISIKDNGKGITEERIQEILSGQTRENNTNNRSNGIAINNILSRLRIFYNQDNIMSIYSEIDGGTEVVLRIPLNYEDRRDSNG is encoded by the coding sequence ATGAAGTTATTAAGAGAATTAAGAACCTTTTGGGGAAAACATACATTTAAAAAGCGATTAATCATTTATTTTACGGCGATGATTCTTTTAATGAGTGTCACCAGCATATTTCCGTTTTATACCATTAGCGTATTGATGGAGGAAATGAGTAATACCTTTGAAATGAACGTAAAGCTCAATGATCTTCATAAAACCCTTGGAGACTTAAACAATGTATATGAAGAATACTTAAACTTAAAATATTCAAGAAGCCTTGATGACTATTATAAATACTGCAATAAATTAAAAAAAGACGCCGATTCTATCAAAATCGATTATAGCAATATTGAAAATGCCCTGATGATTAAGGACATTAAAAATATGATTACAACGTATTTGGAAGAAACCGATGCTGCCGTTATGGCCCGAAGAGGAAGGGCAGTGGATGAATATTATTTATATTATACAAAGAGCAATAAGATATTTGGTTATATTAATGAATACATTCAAAAGCTTAATAACTCTTTGTTTTTACAAAATACAGACAGATATTTATCAGTAAATAAGAGAGTATATCTTGTAGAGACCTTAAATATAGGCGTTATAATTTCTGTTGTTTTACTCAATATAATACTAATGATTTGGTTTACCTATAACATTACACAGCCGATTTCTGAGCTTTCAAAGGCTGCAGACGAAATCACCCATGGAAATTATGATGTTCCCCATATAAAAGTGGATTATGAGGATGAAATAGGGGTTATGGCCCGAGCGTTTAATCGTATGACCCAAAGTATCAGGGAGTATGTCAGTGAAATAAAGGAAAAAGCAGAATTAGAAAGCAGATTAAAAGAACAGGAAATGGAGAACCTCCGTATAAAGAGCGATCTTAAGGAGGCTGAGCTCCATGCCCTGCAAGCTCAAATCAATCCTCATTTTTTATTTAACACCCTTAATACAGGGGCGCAGCTTGCCATGCTTGAAGGAGCGGACAGGGCTTGTACCTTTATCGAGCGTACTGCAGATTTACTGCGATACAATCTTAGGAACTTAGATAAGCCCGTTACCATTGGAGACGAAATTAAAAATATAGACAACTATATGCATTTATTAAAGGAGCGTTTTGCAGACAGAATAGAATTCATATTAGAAATAGACGAAAGCATTCTTGATGTGAAGATACCCAGTATGATCTTACAGCCCATCGTTGAAAATGCATTGATGCATGGACTAGGGGATATGGAGAATACAGGTACGATATGGGTTAAGACCTATCGTACCGATTCCTTCGCGGAAATTTCGATTAAAGATAACGGCAAAGGTATTACAGAGGAAAGAATACAGGAAATATTATCTGGTCAAACAAGAGAAAATAATACGAATAATAGATCCAACGGTATAGCCATTAATAATATTTTAAGCAGGTTAAGGATTTTTTATAATCAAGACAATATCATGAGCATCTATAGTGAGATAGATGGTGGCACAGAAGTAGTTCTGCGTATACCTCTTAATTATGAAGATAGGAGGGATAGCAATGGTTAG
- a CDS encoding Fe-S-containing hydro-lyase: MKKKITLPLQDEIISTLEAGDEVLLSGIIYTGRDAAHKRMVETLKENQPLPIELKNQIIYYVGPCPAKPGEIIGSCGPTTSGRMDAYTPIILEQGLKGMIGKGERNQAVIDGIIKNGAIYFTAIGGAGALLADRVKEAEVVAYEDLGAEAIYKLVVEDFPVVVTIDAKGNNLYDTQKEKYKKLLNKN; encoded by the coding sequence ATGAAAAAGAAAATAACTCTACCTTTACAGGATGAAATCATTTCAACATTAGAAGCAGGGGATGAAGTATTGCTTTCCGGCATAATATATACTGGTAGGGATGCAGCCCACAAAAGAATGGTCGAAACTCTAAAAGAGAATCAACCTCTTCCTATAGAGCTTAAGAATCAAATTATCTATTATGTAGGTCCTTGTCCTGCAAAACCGGGAGAAATTATCGGAAGCTGCGGGCCTACCACCAGCGGAAGAATGGATGCCTATACTCCCATCATACTGGAGCAGGGGTTAAAAGGCATGATTGGAAAAGGAGAAAGAAATCAGGCTGTTATTGATGGGATTATAAAAAATGGGGCAATTTATTTTACAGCCATTGGAGGCGCCGGAGCCCTTCTTGCCGACAGGGTAAAGGAGGCTGAAGTTGTTGCCTATGAAGATTTGGGGGCTGAGGCGATTTATAAGCTTGTAGTAGAAGATTTTCCTGTTGTTGTGACGATTGATGCTAAAGGCAATAACTTATATGATACACAAAAAGAAAAATATAAAAAATTACTAAATAAAAATTGA
- a CDS encoding phenylacetate--CoA ligase produces the protein MIWNEHIECMGREEMRELQGKRLRQTVERVYYNVPFYRKKMQELGLEPGDIKGIEDLEKLPFTTKQDLRDNYPYDLFAVPMSEVVRVHASSGTTGRPTVVGYTRKDLTTWSEVVARCLYASGVKKNDIIQIAYGYGLFTGGLGLHYGSEMIGATVIPISGGNTQKQIQLMKDFGSTVLACTPSYALYLAEAMEEMGVDPKELSLRVGIFGAEPWTEEMRKEIETKLHIKAIDIFGLSEIIGPGVSCECHMQNGLHINEDHFIPETVDPNTLKPVPKGEVGELVFTAITKEALPLLRYRTRDLTALHEEQCECGRTLTRMEKCKGRSDDMLIIRGVNVFPSQIESVLLNMGETKPHYLLIVDRVNNLDILEVWVEVEGSFFSDEIRKLEALTAKIKHQIESTLGISVKVKLVEPKTIERTEGKAKRVIDRRKI, from the coding sequence ATGATTTGGAACGAGCATATCGAATGTATGGGAAGGGAGGAGATGCGAGAGCTTCAAGGAAAAAGACTTCGTCAAACCGTAGAAAGGGTCTATTACAATGTACCTTTCTATAGAAAAAAGATGCAGGAACTGGGCCTTGAACCGGGGGATATAAAAGGTATTGAGGATTTAGAAAAACTGCCCTTTACGACAAAGCAGGATTTACGGGACAATTATCCCTATGATTTATTTGCAGTACCTATGAGCGAAGTCGTAAGAGTGCATGCTTCTTCAGGGACCACCGGAAGGCCTACTGTAGTAGGTTATACAAGAAAGGACCTTACAACCTGGTCGGAAGTGGTGGCAAGATGCCTTTATGCTTCCGGGGTTAAGAAAAACGATATCATTCAGATTGCTTATGGATACGGTTTATTTACAGGAGGATTAGGACTTCATTATGGCAGTGAAATGATAGGTGCAACGGTTATTCCTATTTCCGGAGGCAATACACAAAAACAAATTCAGCTCATGAAGGATTTTGGAAGTACAGTTCTTGCTTGTACCCCTTCTTATGCACTATATCTTGCAGAAGCCATGGAAGAAATGGGGGTTGATCCTAAGGAATTATCCCTGAGGGTTGGGATTTTTGGGGCAGAGCCCTGGACAGAGGAAATGAGAAAAGAAATTGAAACCAAATTACACATAAAAGCTATTGACATCTTTGGTTTAAGTGAAATTATAGGTCCTGGAGTTTCTTGTGAATGTCATATGCAGAATGGACTACATATTAATGAGGATCATTTTATTCCTGAAACGGTAGATCCTAATACTCTAAAACCCGTTCCCAAAGGAGAAGTTGGGGAGCTGGTATTTACAGCCATCACCAAGGAAGCCCTTCCTCTTCTTAGATACAGAACAAGAGACTTAACAGCTCTTCATGAAGAACAATGTGAATGCGGAAGAACACTAACCCGTATGGAAAAATGTAAAGGCCGAAGCGATGATATGCTCATTATCAGAGGGGTTAATGTATTCCCGTCACAAATCGAAAGCGTACTGCTTAATATGGGAGAAACCAAGCCTCATTATCTCCTTATCGTAGATCGTGTGAATAATCTTGATATTTTAGAAGTATGGGTAGAGGTAGAAGGAAGCTTTTTCTCGGATGAAATCAGAAAATTAGAAGCACTGACAGCAAAAATTAAACATCAAATAGAAAGCACCCTTGGCATCAGTGTAAAAGTAAAACTCGTAGAGCCAAAGACGATTGAGCGAACAGAAGGAAAAGCTAAAAGAGTAATTGATAGAAGAAAAATCTAA
- the ytvI gene encoding sporulation integral membrane protein YtvI, translated as MADFYQKHKPVIHRILILLMVILGGYLFFQYVFSYIAPFVVAWILSSLIEPMVRWFHKKLKFSRGISSMLSIIIMLVFIGTIVTGIFMRFSEQAQEFAKALPSYYDSFAYTIDNLRWKTESLFFGLPINIQSLLMDNVDEMIRGFSNKLAPGVGKGSISFVAALPNALFFTIVTLISTFFMSKDREKIRAFIERQMPKSWVIKMDIIRRDLFGALLGYVKTQLILMIFTSTICMIGLMILRFEYAFLIGIIIGIVDAFPVLGSGTILIPWAAYHSLTGDLYGAIGLLIIYGVVVLFRQTFEPKVLGSQIGVYPLFTLMAMYIGIKLFGFLGIIIGPIFVIFLKTMQKIGILPKWK; from the coding sequence ATGGCAGATTTTTACCAAAAACATAAGCCTGTAATACATAGGATTTTAATCTTACTTATGGTTATATTAGGAGGATATTTATTCTTCCAATATGTTTTTTCTTATATTGCACCTTTTGTGGTTGCCTGGATTCTGTCTTCGTTAATAGAGCCTATGGTAAGGTGGTTTCATAAAAAACTTAAATTCTCAAGAGGCATCTCCAGTATGCTGTCCATTATTATTATGCTTGTTTTTATAGGAACCATAGTTACAGGCATCTTCATGCGCTTCAGTGAGCAGGCGCAGGAGTTTGCCAAAGCGCTTCCCAGTTATTATGACAGCTTTGCCTACACGATAGACAATCTGAGGTGGAAAACAGAGAGCTTATTTTTTGGACTACCTATCAATATCCAATCTCTTTTAATGGATAATGTAGATGAGATGATCAGAGGATTTTCAAATAAATTAGCGCCGGGAGTGGGAAAAGGCTCTATAAGTTTTGTGGCAGCCCTTCCAAATGCTTTATTTTTTACTATCGTAACTTTGATTTCAACCTTCTTCATGAGTAAAGATAGAGAAAAAATACGTGCCTTCATTGAAAGACAAATGCCTAAATCATGGGTTATAAAGATGGACATCATTCGGAGGGATTTATTCGGAGCGCTCCTTGGATATGTAAAGACTCAACTTATTCTCATGATCTTTACATCAACGATTTGTATGATTGGTCTTATGATTCTTAGATTTGAATATGCCTTTTTAATAGGTATTATCATTGGTATTGTAGATGCCTTTCCCGTCCTTGGAAGTGGTACAATTTTGATTCCTTGGGCGGCTTATCATAGTTTAACCGGTGATTTATATGGAGCAATAGGACTTTTAATCATTTACGGCGTCGTGGTACTCTTTAGACAGACCTTTGAGCCAAAGGTCCTGGGAAGCCAAATAGGGGTTTATCCTCTTTTTACTTTAATGGCGATGTATATAGGTATTAAATTATTTGGTTTCTTAGGCATTATTATAGGTCCTATCTTTGTCATTTTCCTAAAAACCATGCAGAAAATAGGTATCCTTCCTAAATGGAAATAA
- a CDS encoding fumarate hydratase — MKEIHTSQIQDAVAKLCMDSNYYLSEDIKEGLLNSKAEEISPLGQSILQDIIENAEVAEKRAIPICQDTGTAVVFVEIGQDVHITGEPLEEAIQNGIRKGYQEGFLRKSMVEDPLLRVNTKDNTPAIIHYSIVKGEHIKITLAPKGGGSENMSALKMLKPSDGMEGVEEFVLKTVDEAGPNACPPLIIGVGIGGNFEMAPLLAKKALLRPINQSNPKKHIKEMEDRLLLKINALGIGPQGLGGRTTALGVNIEVFPTHIASLPVAVNIGCHVTRHRTVIL, encoded by the coding sequence TTGAAAGAAATACATACCAGTCAAATACAAGATGCAGTTGCGAAACTTTGTATGGATTCAAATTATTATTTATCAGAAGATATAAAAGAGGGGTTACTAAACTCTAAAGCCGAAGAAATAAGCCCATTAGGTCAAAGTATTCTTCAGGATATTATTGAAAATGCGGAAGTTGCAGAAAAAAGGGCGATTCCCATATGTCAGGATACAGGAACGGCAGTGGTCTTTGTTGAAATAGGACAAGATGTTCATATCACAGGCGAGCCTCTGGAAGAAGCCATTCAAAACGGCATACGAAAAGGCTATCAAGAAGGATTTTTAAGAAAATCCATGGTAGAAGATCCTCTCCTTCGGGTAAATACCAAAGACAATACCCCGGCGATCATTCATTATTCCATCGTTAAAGGAGAACATATAAAAATCACTCTTGCCCCTAAAGGCGGCGGCAGTGAAAACATGAGTGCCCTCAAAATGTTAAAACCTTCTGATGGTATGGAAGGGGTAGAAGAATTCGTATTAAAAACGGTAGACGAAGCAGGACCGAATGCCTGCCCTCCATTAATTATCGGAGTTGGTATTGGAGGAAATTTCGAGATGGCGCCTCTTCTTGCCAAAAAGGCACTTCTTAGGCCCATCAATCAATCCAATCCTAAAAAGCATATCAAGGAGATGGAAGATAGACTGCTTTTAAAAATTAATGCTTTGGGCATCGGGCCCCAGGGATTAGGAGGCAGAACAACAGCTCTTGGAGTCAATATAGAAGTATTTCCGACCCATATAGCAAGTTTACCTGTAGCAGTCAATATAGGATGCCATGTCACCAGACATAGAACAGTTATTTTGTAG
- a CDS encoding methyl-accepting chemotaxis protein yields the protein MKKKDKNTNSKKLYKKPNTKDKQAYFGLKFKNNIGIAQKLIITFIILSILPLSVVGIFSYLNAEQTVKNKVGSYSGKMVEQIAMNIDSKIEEFERIHTMVNTNMKLMNNLEYLDTVSSAHKLQTVKEIDNDIVSIIASNNHIRAANIINNKGEHFGSGFIAISAEGKTINKSEQIEQLKNLIDTSDGKALWVTGLFDSYEYIYLIAQIRSLDTGEPIGGIVISINSKGIHSVLEKANLGSGEIFLINENKEIISGIDEEKLGMVPEDEILNKIYTENPSGYFTDSDYVISYATTNNGWKIVTKESVSALMKEMEAVKSGTMLVVVLCIIIAIVVGMTISFSISNPLKVIMDLMGKVEQGNLIISSPITGKNEIGRLSSSFNKMIENIRNLILETDTVVKRVEQDTDIIRTASERSATAAMEVSTAINELAEGSMEQAKETEHTNMLMEKLAKNINHIIKEIQDVMDIIEETECSRDYASHTMDQLNEKTRTALASSHTIHGEIQELSEETKEVIKVVNVIEGISEQTNLLALNAAIEAARAGETGKGFAVVAEEIRKLAMGTKEATRMINAILTNIQDKTRRSVSVVTESDKIFEEQKAIVFETNNAFNKMAACMQNMIQRIEDVMKKINDIELQKNQSVEAIVHIAAIVEEGAAAIEEVTATSQEQASSAEQLSVLANNLMSVVESLNHTLSQFKI from the coding sequence GTGAAGAAAAAAGATAAAAATACAAATTCAAAAAAATTATATAAGAAGCCAAATACTAAAGACAAACAGGCTTATTTTGGCCTGAAATTTAAAAACAATATAGGTATCGCACAAAAGTTGATTATAACCTTTATTATTTTAAGCATTTTGCCTTTAAGTGTTGTTGGGATATTTTCATATCTTAATGCAGAACAAACCGTAAAAAACAAAGTAGGATCTTATTCCGGGAAAATGGTTGAACAAATTGCCATGAATATAGATTCTAAAATAGAAGAGTTTGAAAGAATCCATACAATGGTTAATACCAATATGAAATTAATGAACAACTTAGAATATCTGGACACAGTAAGCAGTGCCCATAAACTACAAACCGTTAAAGAAATTGACAATGATATAGTTTCTATAATAGCTTCAAACAATCATATCAGGGCAGCCAATATCATCAACAATAAAGGGGAACACTTCGGCTCCGGCTTCATAGCGATTTCAGCCGAAGGAAAGACAATCAATAAAAGTGAGCAGATTGAGCAATTAAAGAATCTGATAGATACTTCCGATGGAAAAGCCCTGTGGGTGACGGGATTATTTGATTCCTATGAATACATTTATTTGATTGCACAAATACGCAGTCTGGATACAGGTGAGCCCATTGGCGGTATAGTGATTAGCATTAACAGCAAAGGCATCCATTCAGTCCTTGAGAAAGCCAATCTAGGCAGCGGAGAGATTTTCTTAATCAATGAAAACAAAGAGATTATCTCAGGCATTGATGAAGAAAAATTAGGTATGGTGCCAGAAGATGAAATATTAAATAAAATTTATACTGAAAATCCGTCAGGCTACTTTACAGACTCTGATTATGTCATAAGCTATGCAACGACGAATAATGGCTGGAAGATCGTAACCAAGGAATCCGTTTCGGCTTTAATGAAGGAAATGGAAGCTGTAAAGAGTGGGACAATGCTGGTAGTTGTTTTATGCATCATTATTGCTATTGTTGTAGGGATGACGATTTCCTTTAGTATCTCAAATCCCTTAAAAGTGATTATGGATTTAATGGGAAAGGTCGAACAGGGAAATCTTATTATCAGCTCTCCTATTACAGGAAAAAATGAAATTGGGAGACTATCCAGCAGCTTTAATAAGATGATTGAAAACATCAGAAACTTAATTTTAGAGACAGATACCGTAGTAAAAAGAGTAGAGCAGGATACAGATATTATTAGAACGGCTTCAGAACGATCGGCAACCGCAGCTATGGAGGTTTCTACTGCGATTAATGAACTGGCAGAAGGCTCCATGGAACAAGCAAAAGAAACAGAACATACCAATATGTTAATGGAGAAATTAGCCAAGAATATCAATCATATTATTAAAGAAATACAAGATGTTATGGATATCATTGAGGAAACGGAATGTTCAAGGGATTACGCATCCCATACGATGGATCAGCTTAATGAAAAAACAAGAACTGCGCTTGCGTCTTCCCATACCATACATGGAGAAATCCAAGAACTAAGCGAAGAAACAAAAGAAGTGATTAAAGTTGTTAACGTGATAGAAGGCATCAGTGAGCAGACCAATCTTCTTGCCCTTAATGCAGCCATAGAAGCGGCCAGAGCAGGAGAAACAGGAAAAGGCTTTGCAGTGGTTGCAGAGGAAATCCGAAAGTTAGCCATGGGAACTAAGGAAGCCACAAGGATGATCAATGCCATTCTTACCAATATCCAAGACAAAACGAGACGATCCGTATCGGTTGTTACAGAATCCGATAAGATTTTTGAAGAACAAAAAGCTATTGTTTTCGAGACAAATAATGCTTTTAATAAAATGGCAGCATGTATGCAAAATATGATTCAGCGGATTGAAGATGTCATGAAAAAGATTAATGATATCGAACTCCAAAAAAATCAATCGGTGGAGGCGATTGTCCATATTGCTGCTATCGTAGAGGAAGGAGCGGCAGCCATTGAAGAAGTGACTGCCACCAGCCAGGAACAAGCAAGTTCCGCAGAACAATTATCCGTCTTGGCAAATAATCTTATGTCGGTGGTAGAAAGCTTAAATCATACCTTATCTCAATTTAAGATTTAG